The following are encoded together in the Syngnathus scovelli strain Florida chromosome 12, RoL_Ssco_1.2, whole genome shotgun sequence genome:
- the mcm8 gene encoding DNA helicase MCM8 produces the protein MSGQESKSGPWRGGHGGWRGNSGGWRGEGEGNKGWRGGRGWRGGSGWRGKPWRGDLGSGRGGPMGGKTGGDSRVSASHSSHIGTHRVLHQATLDVLCRYKGWSLYFTDGFIESSPSVEKIKVFEKYFASKIDLYDKEEIERQGNVLIDYADLSTNDTVLAALPALAVELKEQPEVILNCLGVAVHQVLTADLEKQAAELPGDELPTATPIIHIPHITARLYNYEPLTPLCKLRASLFGCLVCVRGTVVRVSTIRPQCSRLAFQCLTCFSTLSLPLQRGKYATPTKCIRSDCRSRAFSARRNSPLTHTVDWQIIKVQELVCGERREAGRIPRTVECHLTADLCDSCVPGDTVTVTGIVRVSTDGNSRRNKDKCMFLLYIEATSVSNTKGKQSKPGGAGSSGSSPEDRTGGEEFSLKELYAIQEIQSQPDLLRLIVHSLCPAIYGHLLVKAALVLVLFGGRQKHVGKNRVPVRGDPHVLMVGDPGLGKSQMLQAVCNVAPRGIYVCGNTTSTAGLTVSLCRDQPSGDYALEAGALVLADQGLCCIDEFDKLGRQQQALLEAMEQQSVSLAKAGIVSSLPARTSVVAAANPVGGHYNRGKTVSENLKLGSPLLSRFDVVFLLLDIPDESRDRRLSEHIMATRAGGGKIISAVIARSCERDAETSVLLEPTDMPLSERLQIPVGEAVDPIPASLLRKYISYARHYVHPTLSSEAAQTLQDFYLSLRFQSQAADTTPITTRQLESLIRLTEARARLDLSETATKSHAEDVVEIMKHSLVDTYSDGLGNLDFERSQLGAGMSQRSAAKRLISALHAHAQRTNQKEFDLQTIRSLAKRLNIQVMDFEGLVSSLNEQGYLLKKGAKLYQLQTV, from the exons ATGAGTGGACAGGAATCCAAAAGTGGCCCATGGAGGGGTGGCCATGGTGGTTGGAGAGGAAACAGTGGAGGATGgagaggagaaggagaaggcaATAAGGGATGGAGAGGTGGAAGAGGATGGAGAGGAGGCAGTGGATGGAGGGGTAAACCTTGGAGAGGGGATTTAGGTAGTGGACGAGGAGGACCAATGGGAGGGAAGACTGGCGGCGATAGCAGAGTGTCGGCAAGTCACAGCTCACACATAGGCACACATAGGG TCCTTCATCAGGCCACTCTGGATGTGCTGTGCCGTTACAAAGGATGGTCACTGTACTTCACTGACG GTTTCATCGAGAGCTCTCCCAGTGTGGAGAAGATCAAAGTGTTTGAGAAGTACTTTGCTTCCAAGATTGACCTCTACGACAAG GAGGAGATCGAGCGTCAGGGCAACGTACTGATAGATTACGCAGACCTGAGCACAAATGACACAGTGCTTGCGGCGCTTCCTGCCCTGGCTGTTGAGTTGAAGGAGCAACCGGAGGTGATCCTCAACTGTTTGGGAGTGGCCGTTCACCAA GTGTTAACCGCGGACTTAGAAAAGCAGGCTGCCGAGCTGCCCGGGGACGAGCTACCTACGGCCACGCCAATTATCCACATCCCTCACATCACCGCAAG GCTGTATAACTATGAGCCGCTGACTCCGCTATGCAAGCTGCGCGCCAGCCTGTTCGGCTGCCTGGTGTGTGTGAGGGGCACGGTGGTTCGGGTGAGCACCATCAGGCCTCAGTGCAGCAGGCTGGCCTTTCAGTGCCTGACGTGCTTCAGCACACTATCGCTACCGCTGCAGCGCGGGAAGTATGCGACACCCACCAAG TGCATCCGTTCAGATTGCCGCAGTCGTGCATTCAGTGCCAGACGGAATTCCCCTCTTACACACACCGTCGACTGGCAAATCATCAA GGTGCAGGAGTTGGTGTGCGGCGAGAGGAGGGAGGCCGGACGCATCCCACGCACCGTAGAGTGCCACCTGACCGCCGACCTCTGTGACAGTTGCGTCCCCGGCGACACAGTGACAGTGACGGGGATCGTTAGAGTCTCAACGGATG GCAACTCCCGGAGGAATAAGGACAAGTGCATGTTCCTCCTCTACATTGAGGCCACGTCAGTGAGCAACACAAAAG GTAAGCAGTCGAAGCCTGGAGGCGCGGGGTCGTCCGGCAGCTCGCCCGAAGATCGTACTGGAGGTGAGGAGTTTAGCCTGAAGGAGCTCTACGCCATCCAGGAGATCCAGTCGCAGCCTGACCTGCTCAGACTCATAGTTCA CTCTCTGTGTCCAGCCATTTACGGCCACCTG CTGGTGAAAGCGGCGCTTGTGTTGGTGTTGTTCGGAGGCCGGCAGAAGCACGTGGGCAAGAACCGCGTCCCAGTCAGAGGAGACCCCCACGTCTTGATGGTGGGAGATCCTGGACTGGGCAAAAGCCAGATGTTGCAG GCAGTGTGCAATGTGGCTCCTCGGGGGATCTACGTTTGTGGCAACACCACAAGCACTGCAG GACTAACGGTGAGTTTGTGCAGAGATCAACCAAGTGGAGACTACGCTCTGGAGGCCGGGGCCTTGGTGCTGGCTGACCAAG GATTGTGCTGCATTGATGAGTTTGACAAGCTGGGCCGCCAGCAGCAGGCCCTTTTGGAAGCCATGGAGCAGCAGTCCGTGAGTCTGGCAAAGGCGGGCATCGTTTCCTCTCTGCCCGCCCGAACCTCTGTTGTCGCGGCCGCCAACCCCGTCGGAGGCCATTACAACCGAGGCAAGACCGTCTCAGAGAATTTGAA GTTGGGCTCACCGCTGCTATCCCGCTTCGATGTGGTCTTCCTCCTCCTGGACATCCCAGACGAGTCTCGCGACCGTCGTCTGTCGGAGCACATCATGGCCACCCGGGCCGGCGGAGGGAAAATCATCAGCGCCGTCATTGCTAGGAGCTGCGAGAGAGATGCCGAGACATCTGTCTTGTTGGAGCCCACGGACATGCCACTGTCTGAGCGTTTGCAG ATCCCAGTAGGTGAAGCGGTCGACCCCATTCCAGCGTCCTTGTTAAGGAAGTACATCAGCTACGCTCGCCACTACGTTCATCCCACGCTCTCATCGGAAGCCGCGCAGACACTTCAGGACTTCTACCTGTCGCTGAGGTTCCAGTCACAAGCTGCCGACACCACCCCCATCACCACCCGTCAGCTCGAGTCTCTCATCAGACTCACCGAG GCGAGAGCCAGACTGGACCTCAGTGAGACAGCCACCAAGAGCCATGCTGAAGATGTGGTGGAAATTATGAAACACAG TCTGGTTGACACGTACTCTGATGGCCTGGGCAATCTGGACTTTGAGCGCTCGCAGCTGGGCGCGGGCATGAGTCAACGTAGCGCCGCAAAGAGACTCATCAGTGCCCTCCACGCGCACGCCCAGCGGACCAATCAGAAAGAATTTGACCTGCAGACCATCCGATCTTTGGCAAAGAGGCTGAACATCCAG GTAATGGACTTTGAGGGTCTGGTGAGTTCACTGAATGAACAAGGCTACCTGTTGAAGAAGGGAGCCAAGCTCTACCAACTTCAGACTGTCTGA
- the crls1 gene encoding cardiolipin synthase (CMP-forming), translating to MMILCFRSTPAPLCRKAVESLLLARRGAACGLELATWRLQRATPVRAAGGGSWSFGLRGADCRAPCRLVPLPSTWWRTCGTLLVLRGGHRCSAVNSWALLSTGGRGLSGKNNQQGDTKGKAAPVPGQGLFKFKELYENPWTIPNLLCVCRIVLAPFLGHLIIQQHFHLSLALFTLAGATDLLDGYIARTWPTQKSALGSALDPLADKILISILYICLTYADIIPAPLTALVVFRDIGLIAAVFWVRYKTVPPPVTLSKFFNPCYTTAQLKPTFFSKVNTAIQLVLVAASLAAPVFQYTDSILLQGLWFVTAMTTAASGYSYWHYGRKTVRVLNTRSP from the exons ATGATGATTTTGTGTTTTCGGAGTACTCCGGCGCCTCTGTGCCGCAAGGCCGTCGAGTCTTTGCTGTTGGCACGGCGCGGGGCTGCGTGTGGACTGGAGCTGGCGACATGGCGTCTCCAGCGCGCAACACCTGTCAGGGCGGCGGGGGGAGGCTCCTGGAGCTTTGGCCTCAGAGGTGCTGACTGCCGCGCTCCTTGTCGCCTCGTCCCGCTTCCGTCAACGTGGTGGAGGACGTGTGGGACTCTACTCGTGCTACGCGGAGGTCACCGCTGCTCGGCCGTTAACTCCTGGGCTCTCCTGTCAACCGGAGGCCGAGGGCTTAGTGGGAAGAACAATCAGCAAGGCGACACGAAGGGGAAGGCCGCCCCGGTGCCCGGACAGGGGCTCTTTAAGTTTAAAGAACTG TATGAGAACCCATGGACCATCCCCaacctgctgtgtgtgtgtcggaTAGTCCTGGCTCCTTTCCTGGGTCATTTGATCATTCAACAACACTTCCACCTCAGCCTGGCACTCTTCACCCTTGCTGGCGCCACTGACCTG CTGGACGGTTACATTGCCAGGACATGGCCCACGCAGAAGTCGGCGCTGGGAAGCGCCTTGGACCCACTGGCAGATAAAATCCTTATCAGCATTTTATACATCTGCCTCACATATGCAGACATCATACCTG CACCACTGACGGCGCTGGTGGTTTTCAGGGACATTGGTTTGATCGCCGCTGTCTTCTGGGTCAGATACAAGACCGTGCCGCCACCG GTGACTCTCAGTAAATTTTTTAATCCCTGCTACACCACAGCTCAGCTCAAGCCTACATTCTTCAGCAAG GTGAACACGGCCATCCAGCTGGTTCTGGTTGCGGCATCCCTGGCGGCTCCGGTCTTCCAGTACACAGACAGCATCCTGCTGCAGGGCCTGTG GTTCGTCACCGCCATGACCACCGCGGCGTCGGGCTACAGTTACTGGCACTACGGCCGTAAGACCGTCCGAGTGCTAAACACTAGGTCGCCATGA
- the plcb1 gene encoding 1-phosphatidylinositol 4,5-bisphosphate phosphodiesterase beta-1, translating into MASAQPGVHALKLQPPAVSPTLRNGSNFIKWDEDLSTVTPVTLFVDPHGLYLYWTDQNKESELLDLTHVKDVRTGRSTKTAKEAKLRELLDVGNLVGRLENRMVTVVTASDIVNVNQIIFIASQEDEAKVWCEELFCLSSNLLSHNLNRDHSLLKAYVKLTVQPNSEGRIPVKNIVRLFSSDRKRVENALENCRLPYGRGDAIKLEDFSLEVYKSFLEHLCPRPELANIFQMQGGKDKTVSLDRMTDFINFKQRDPRLNEILYPPLRPVQTQTLLERHQSDKTLLEQGLISLQAFCSYLSSDENGVIPPEKLDQSEDMSFPLSHYFVNSSHNTYLTAGQLAGSSSVEMYRQVLLAGCRCVELDVWKGRTAEEEPIITHGFTMTSEISFKEVIEAIAECAFKTSPFPVILSFENHVDSLKQQAKMAEYCRSIFGEALLIDPLDKYPLEPGMPLPSPRELMGKILIKNKKSHKASSGGGSDVKRLTEQPTNQDTEPVSPSNNNTEIEAESEEEDDDDDDDGKKGSAEREAVATEEMSTLVNYVQPTKFNSFEASKKAARCYHMSSFVETKALEHLTKSPVEFVEYNKSQLSRIYPKGTRVDSSNFMPQLFWNAGCQLVALNYQTIDLSMQLNLFMFEYNGRSGYRLKPEFMRRPDKHFDPFTENTVDGIVANTLSVKVISGQFLTERRVGVYVEVEMFGLPADTRRKALKTKTSQNNNAINPVWDEEPVVFKKVILPTLASLRIAAFEEGGKFIGHRIIPVSAVRPGYRYIGLRNERNQSLILPAVFVYMEVKDYVPDTFADVIEALSNPIRYVNLLEQRSKQLAALTLEDADDDVQTEDEAEGCAERKNDPKSALVENGLSPAPGPMGHTPIVAAPKPSAANQQAATSDAAKPAAKSEDLVLSVLIDMPVCTLATLQQSKLYQKEQRRQFKEVKELVRRHQKKTSELLRDINNKYKKTARQCSKSRSSSEEPDERLHSLRDEQCEQLATLRREQYYSQKYLQREHIKTLNERLCSLAEEHHSAQMKKLKDICNKEKKDLKRQMDRRRTEKINLAKTKEKHLAEEEKMEINKLYVNEVVQNIKRLEETQAKRLEELVEQHNHLLQEIQQQKPKLQGAIEAEFREKFERLPGEIRDFLQDRRPEVRGHSKSRPSTPNEILSEDD; encoded by the exons ATGGccagcgcccagccgggggtccACGCCTTAAAACTCCAGCCACCTGCCGTGTCGCCAACCCTGAGGAACGGCAGCAACTTCATCAAATGGGACGAG GATCTTTCCACTGTAACTCCTGTGACGCTGTTTGTCGACCCTCATGGACTTTATCTCTACTGGACCGACCAGAACAAG GAGAGCGAGTTGTTAGACTTGACCCATGTGAAAGATGTCCGGACGGGCAGGAGCACCAAAACTGCCAAG GAGGCCAAGCTGCGGGAGCTGCTGGATGTGGGCAACCTGGTGGGCCGGCTGGAGAACCGCATGGTCACTGTGGTGACGGCCTCCGACATTGTCAACGTCAACCAGATCATCTTCATCGCCTCTCAGGAGGATGAGGCCAAG GTGTGGTGTGAGGAGCTCTTTTGTTTGTCTTCCAACCTGCTGAGCCACAACCTCAACAGAGACCACAGCCTCCTCAAAGC GTACGTGAAGTTGACTGTGCAGCCCAACTCGGAGGGCAGAATTCCCGTCAAGAA TATCGTTCGCTTGTTTTCATCAGACAGAAAGCGAGTAGAGAACGCGCTGGAGAACTGCCGACTTCCTTACGGGCGG GGTGACGCCATCAAACTGGAGGACTTCTCTCTGGAGGTGTACAAGAGCTTCCTGGAGCATCTTTGTCCTCGTCCAGAGCTGGCCAACATCTTCCAAATGCA GGGAGGCAAAGACAAAACCGTGTCGTTGGATCGGATGACGGATTTCATCAACTTCAAGCAGCGGGACCCCAGACTCAACGAGATCCTCTACCCGCCTCTCAGGCCCGTTCAAACCCAGACGCTCCTCGAAAGGCACCAAAGCGACAAGACGCTGCTGGAGCAGG GCTTGATCTCgctgcaggccttctgcagttaTCTGTCAAGTGACGAGAACGGCGTCATCCCTCCGGAAAAACTGGACCAGTCTGAAGACATGAGCTTCCCGCTGTCGCACTATTTTGTCAACTCCTCGCATAATACGTACCTGACAG CGGGCCAGCTGGCAGGAAGCTCGTCGGTGGAGATGTACCGACAGGTGCTGCTGGCCGGATGTCGCTGCGTGGAGCTGGACGTGTGGAAAGGTCGCACGGCCGAAGAGGAGCCCATCATCACGCACGGCTTCACCATGACTTCGGAGATCTCCTTCAAG gAAGTCATTGAGGCCATTGCAGAGTGTGCCTTCAAGACATCACCTTTCCCGGTCATCTTGTCTTTCGAGAATCACGTCGACTC TTTGAAGCAGCAGGCTAAAATGGCGGAATATTGTCGATCAATCTTTGGAGAGGCATTACTGATCGACCCGCTGGACAAATACCCG CTGGAGCCGGGCATGCCGCTGCCGAGTCCTCGGGAACTGATGGGAAAAATTCTTATCAAGAACAAGAAATCGCACAAAGCCTCCTCTGGTGGCGGCAGTGACGTCAAGAGGTTGACGGAGCAGCCGACCAATCAGGACACGGAGCCCGTGTCGCCTAGCAACAACAACACAG AAATAGAAGCTGAAAGtgaggaagaggatgatgacgacgacgatgacggtAAAAAG GGCTCAGCAGAGCGCGAGGCCGTGGCCACAGAGGAGATGTCCACACTGGTCAACTACGTGCAACCCACCAAGTTCAACTCCTTTGAGGCCTCTAAGA aGGCAGCCCGCTGTTACCACATGTCGTCATTTGTGGagaccaaagctctggagcaccTCACCAAGTCACCAGTGGAGTTTGTGGA ATACAATAAATCGCAGTTAAGTCGGATTTATCCCAAAGGAACCCGAGTGGATTCGTCCAACTTCATGCCACAGCTTTTCTGGAACGCCGGCTGTCAACTGGTGGCTCTCAATTATCAAACCATAG ATCTGTCCATGCAGTTGAACCTCTTCATGTTTGAGTACAACGGTCGCAGCGGCTACAGACTGAAGCCCGAGTTCATGCGGCGTCCGGACAAACACTTTGACCCTTTCACCGAGAACACGGTGGACGGTATCGTAGCCAACACGCTCTCCGTGAAG GTGATCTCGGGCCAGTTCCTCACCGAGCGCAGGGTGGGCGTCTATGTGGAAGTGGAGATGTTTGGGCTTCCTGCTGACACCAGGAGAAAAGCTCTGAAAACTAAAACCTCTCAGAACAACAATGCCATCAACCCGGTGTGGGATGAGGAACCTGTCGTCTTCAAGAAG GTGATTCTTCCTACACTGGCCTCACTGAGAATTGCCGCCTTTGAAGAAGGAGGGAAGTTCATCGGCCATCGCATTATTCCAGTGTCTGCCGTACGACCCG GGTATCGTTATATCGGCCTGAGGAACGAGAGGAACCAGTCACTTATTCTGCCCGCCGTGTTTGTCTACATGGAAGTCAAAGACTACGTCCCAGACACCTTTGCAG ACGTGATCGAGGCGCTATCCAACCCGATTCGATACGTCAACCTGCTGGAGCAGCGTTCCAAGCAGCTGGCCGCTCTCACGCTGGAGGACGCAGATGACGACGTGCAGACCGAg GACGAAGCAGAAGGCTGCGCCGAGCGTAAAAACGATCCCAAATCGGCGTTGGTGGAGAACGGACTGAGCCCAGCCCCTGGACCCATGGGTCACACTCCCATCGTCGCGGCTCCCAAACCCTCTGCAGCCAATCAGCAAGCAGCTACGTCAG ATGCAGCCAAACCAGCAGCAAAGAGTGAAGATTTGGTGTTAAGTGTTTTGATAG ACATGCCCGTGTGCACGTTGGCCACCCTGCAGCAGTCCAAATTGTACCAGAAGGAGCAGCGGCGTCAGTTCAAGGAGGTGAAGGAACTGGTGAGGAGACACCAGAAGAAGACCTCCGAGCTCCTGCGAGACATCAACAACAAGTACAAGAAGACGGCCAGACAGTGCAGCAAGAGCAG GAGCTCGTCCGAGGAGCCTGACGAGCGTCTCCACTCGCTGCGAGACGAGCAGTGCGAGCAGCTTGCGACACTCCGCCGGGAGCAGTACTACAGCCAAAAGTATCTGCAGAGGGAGCACATCAAGACG CTGAACGAGCGACTCTGCAGCCTGGCTGAAGAGCATCACAGCGCGCAGATGAAGAAACTCAAAGACATCTGCAACAA GGAGAAGAAGGATCTGAAGAGGCAGATGGACCGAAGAAGAACGGAGAAAATCAACTTGGCCAAGACCAAAGAGAAACATCTAGCAGAAGA AGAGAAGATGGAGATCAACAAGCTGTACGTCAATGAAGTGGTGCAGAACATCAAACGG CTGGAGGAGACCCAGGCCAAGCGCCTCGAGGAGCTGGTGGAGCAACACAATCATCTGCTGCAGGAGATACAGCAGCAGAAACCCAAG CTGCAGGGCGCTATCGAGGCCGAGTTCCGGGAGAAGTTTGAGCGTTTGCCTGGCGAGATTCGAGACTTCCTGCAGGACAGGAGGCCGGAGGTCAGAGGGCACAGCAAGTCCCGACCGTCCACCCCCAACGAGATTCTCTCCGAGGACGACTGA
- the napba gene encoding N-ethylmaleimide-sensitive factor attachment protein, beta a isoform X1 yields the protein MDNSGKEKEAMQLMADADKKVKASGSFLGGMFGGNHKVEDACEMYARAANMFKMAKNWSAAGNAFCQAARLHMQLQNKLDSATSFVDAGNAYKKADPQEAINCLNQAIDIYTDMGRFTIAAKHHITIAEVYESELVDIEKAIAHYEQAADYYKGEESNSSANKCLLKVGHYSAQLEQYQKAIEIYEQVAMSTMDNPLLKYNAKEYFFKASLCHFIVDELNAKLAIEKYEEMFPAFSDSRELKLLKPSRRCAHRNFWRLTKSRTAKPSPRPSRSLIQFPAWTSGSPPCCCASRRPSRGTPGT from the exons ATGGACAACAGCGGCAAAGAGAAGGAGGCCATGCAGCTCATGGCCGACGCCGACAAGAAGGTCAAAGCGTCCGGCTCGTTTCTCGGCGGAATGTTTGG TGGAAACCACAAGGTAGAGGATGCCTGTGAGATGTATGCTCGAGCAGCTAACATGTTCAAGATGGCAAAGAACTGGAGCG CTGCAGGAAATGCGTTCTGCCAGGCGGCCCGTCTCCACATGCAGCTTCAAAACAAGCTGGACTCGGCCACCAGCTTTGTGGATGCAGGCAACGCTTACAAGAAGGCTGATCCGCAGG AGGCCATCAACTGTCTCAATCAAGCCATTGACATCTACACTGACATG GGTCGCTTCACCATCGCTGCCAAACATCACATCACCATCGCAGAGGTCTATGAGTCGGAGTTGGTGGACATTGAGAAG GCCATCGCACACTACGAGCAAGCGGCAGACTACTACAAAGGGGAAGAGTCAAACAG TTCGGCCAACAAGTGTTTGCTGAAGGTGGGCCACTACAGCGCCCAGCTGGAGCAGTACCAGAAGGCCATCGAGATCTATGAACAG gTGGCCATGAGCACCATGGACAACCCTTTGTTGAAGTACAATGCCAAAGAATATTTCTTCAAGGCTTCCCTGTGTCACTTCATCGTGGATGAGCTCAACGCCAAG TTGGCCATCGAGAAGTATGAGGAGATGTTCCCCGCTTTCTCAGATTCAAGAGAGCTGAAGCTGTTAAag CCTTCTCGTCGGTGTGCACACAGAAACTTCTGGAGGCTCACGAAGAGCAGAACAGCGAAGCCTTCACCGAGGCCGTCAAGGAGTTTGATTCAGTTTCCCGCCTGGACCAGTGGCTCACCACCATGTTGCTGCGCATCAAGAAGACCATCCAGGGGGACGCCGGGGACCTGA
- the napba gene encoding N-ethylmaleimide-sensitive factor attachment protein, beta a isoform X2, whose product MDNSGKEKEAMQLMADADKKVKASGSFLGGMFGGNHKVEDACEMYARAANMFKMAKNWSAAGNAFCQAARLHMQLQNKLDSATSFVDAGNAYKKADPQEAINCLNQAIDIYTDMGRFTIAAKHHITIAEVYESELVDIEKAIAHYEQAADYYKGEESNSSANKCLLKVGHYSAQLEQYQKAIEIYEQVAMSTMDNPLLKYNAKEYFFKASLCHFIVDELNAKLAIEKYEEMFPAFSDSRELKLLKKLLEAHEEQNSEAFTEAVKEFDSVSRLDQWLTTMLLRIKKTIQGDAGDLK is encoded by the exons ATGGACAACAGCGGCAAAGAGAAGGAGGCCATGCAGCTCATGGCCGACGCCGACAAGAAGGTCAAAGCGTCCGGCTCGTTTCTCGGCGGAATGTTTGG TGGAAACCACAAGGTAGAGGATGCCTGTGAGATGTATGCTCGAGCAGCTAACATGTTCAAGATGGCAAAGAACTGGAGCG CTGCAGGAAATGCGTTCTGCCAGGCGGCCCGTCTCCACATGCAGCTTCAAAACAAGCTGGACTCGGCCACCAGCTTTGTGGATGCAGGCAACGCTTACAAGAAGGCTGATCCGCAGG AGGCCATCAACTGTCTCAATCAAGCCATTGACATCTACACTGACATG GGTCGCTTCACCATCGCTGCCAAACATCACATCACCATCGCAGAGGTCTATGAGTCGGAGTTGGTGGACATTGAGAAG GCCATCGCACACTACGAGCAAGCGGCAGACTACTACAAAGGGGAAGAGTCAAACAG TTCGGCCAACAAGTGTTTGCTGAAGGTGGGCCACTACAGCGCCCAGCTGGAGCAGTACCAGAAGGCCATCGAGATCTATGAACAG gTGGCCATGAGCACCATGGACAACCCTTTGTTGAAGTACAATGCCAAAGAATATTTCTTCAAGGCTTCCCTGTGTCACTTCATCGTGGATGAGCTCAACGCCAAG TTGGCCATCGAGAAGTATGAGGAGATGTTCCCCGCTTTCTCAGATTCAAGAGAGCTGAAGCTGTTAAag AAACTTCTGGAGGCTCACGAAGAGCAGAACAGCGAAGCCTTCACCGAGGCCGTCAAGGAGTTTGATTCAGTTTCCCGCCTGGACCAGTGGCTCACCACCATGTTGCTGCGCATCAAGAAGACCATCCAGGGGGACGCCGGGGACCTGAAGTAG